The Onthophagus taurus isolate NC chromosome 2, IU_Otau_3.0, whole genome shotgun sequence genome includes a window with the following:
- the LOC111426831 gene encoding trafficking kinesin-binding protein milt isoform X1 has product MNGTASTANAASDDATGRRLRVRRAKSVYYLDKEFANKKREVLSAWNQELCSGESLPEVEIISLLEEQIPRYKLRADTLTKFGGYENQDWFIPSPALPLEEADLKLSPDQIRETLNYFLLCSNRVSQMTSTYDDIEAVTRLLEEKEKDLELTARIGKELLQQNSKLENTIASLENELRVANEKNTQLTHENNKKTELIQILSNDMDDASSFENISGLGKINLDFLQKHAASLAEENKVLKHECQRLSEFTTDAEAQEQRLLMDITGQLACANSSMTFLEDELDRVKEENRLQHEQILALTAKLQDTELKLHKFMTENDEMNSLLQITKDNQGSIAIELAEFKARYYEVEALLRDAQEQLRKLRKKQMPVARSALFSSLGTSQAPFDSLQNELAMSMHSEYSMDSGISNDNLPQYKRVFDTVRCASQSSLSSGDSLASLNNFGSSGIGGFVTSSGTMFGSRMASHMQGTNNRRSTGSIYSSSSLGYPSLDSTGQSDNESFHTDSDSDGYPAAPQKGIPGAPGAADLEAALKRLTPGEVLQRRANLQCGHHTYGGYEGTDTFLPYGCRTPDSLMSTGSYTYQPWKLPEKLQIVKPLEGSQSLHQWSQLAQPTLSGLLEERPGVKIKGGKELEDIGLEQYGLSDLEEDEEYGNPGKGFDTSAPTYTLTNSTVMHPDDGTTTTFVTPSNRASRVASVCSSIQNSPPQTPNGVLSRRNSCSTFSTTLGLAKMLNERGIKAVTPSAYNTPSGVNSFTPTATPCNSPDGSPCSSRSRSPEPYYESFSLPQLLLSSMPEFVQQTIGGTKKKLPPHSKTSAARQKRSKQKETLVNKIERIGISTMLVNPGNLTISAGLYARPSLTSPMAQLTCLLPSQSTENLKNVTTGKPPLPPSSVSKHNIKSPSTPTESKKIKSSLNSGVLGVPGRPGSDSLAKRLEQLNNRKQRRVQGMTRPDLGTVSTKNSPQIEQQQQQHQTSTTLGTLSTLLFGRKGGLF; this is encoded by the exons GATACGAAAATCAAGATTGGTTTATACCTTCACCAGCTTTACCACTCGAAGAGGCCGATTTGAAATTATCCCCGGATCAAATCCGAGAAACTCTCAACTATTTTC TTCTATGTAGTAACCGCGTGAGCCAAATGACCAGCACCTACGATGATATAGAAGCGGTAACTAGGCTTCttgaagaaaaagagaaagatcTGGAGTTGACCGCTAGAATCGGCAAGGAATTGCTCCAACAGAATAGTAAATTAGAGAATACGATTGCATCGCTGGAAAATGAATTGCGGGTCGCCAACGAAAAGAACACCCAACTCACCcatgaaaataataagaaaacggAACTCATTCAAATACTCAGCAATGATATGGACGATGCGTCTTCGTTTGAAAACATTTCTGGCCtaggaaaaattaatttggattttttacAAAAGCATGCAG cttcaTTGGCGGAAGAGAACAAAGTCCTTAAACATGAATGTCAACGATTAAGCGAATTCACAACCGATGCAGAGGCTCAAGAACAACGTTTATTAATGGATATCACCGGACAACTCG CTTGTGCGAATTCAAGCATGACTTTTCTTGAGGACGAATTGGATAGGGTTAAAGAAGAAAACCGGCTTCAACACGAACAGATTTTAGCTCTTACCGCAAAATTACAAGATACAGAATTAAAATTGCACAAG TTTATGACCGAAAACGATGAAATGAACAGTTTACTTCAAATAACCAAAGATAATCAGGGCAGTATCGCAATTGAATTGGCAGAGTTTAAAGCGCGTTATTACGAAGTGGAAGCTTTATTACGCGACGCTCAAGAACAACTTCGAAAATTGAGGAAGAAGCAAATGCCGGTTGCTCGTAGCGCTTTATTCTCTTCATTGGGTACCTCGCAAGCGCCATTTGATAGTTTACAAAACGAACTTGCTATGTCGATGCATTCTGAATACAGTATGGATTCAGGAATATCAAATGATAACTT gCCGCAATATAAACGTGTTTTTGATACAGTTCGTTGCGCCTCACAAAGTTCGTTGAGTAGCGGCGATAGTTTGGCAAGTTTGAATAATTTCGGCAGCAGCGGAATCGGAGGTTTTGTAACCAGCTCTGGTACGATGTTTGGATCGAGGATGGCCTCACATATGCAAGGAACCAACAACCGACGATCAACCGGTTCTATTTACAGCAGCAGTTCTTTGGGTTATCCAAGTTTGGATTCTACGGGGCAGTCGGACAACGAATCTTTCCACACCGATTCTGATTCAGATGGTTATCc aGCCGCCCCGCAAAAGGGAATACCTGGTGCTCCAGGTGCTGCTGATTTAGAAGCTGCTTTGAAACGGTTAACGCCAGGAGAAGTACTTCAACGTCGGGCGAATTTACAATGTGGTCATCATACTTATGGAGG ttatgaaGGAACCGATACTTTCCTTCCATACGGTTGCAGAACACCAGATAGCTTAATGTCAACTGGTTCCTACACATACCAACCCTGGAAACTCCCTGAAAAACTTCAAATTGTAAAACCATTAGAAGGTTCCCAATCGCTTCATCAATGGTCTCAATTAGCACAACCAACATTAAGCGGTTTATTAGAGGAACGTCCAGGAGTGAAAATTAAGGGTGGTAAAGAGTTGGAAGACATCGGTTTGGAGCAGTATGGTCTTAGCGACCTTGAGGAAGATGAAGAATATGGGAATCCCGGGAAGGGTTTCGACACGTCCGCGCCAACTTACACGTTAACGAACAGTACCGTCATGCATCCGGATGATGGTACTACAACGACTTTCGTGACGCCCAGTAACCGGGCGAGTCGGGTGGCTTCCGTTTGTTCGAGTATACAGAATTCGCCGCCTCAAACGCCGAATGGTGTGTTGAGTAGAAGGAATTCTTGTAGTACGTTCAGTACGACGCTTGGATTGGCGAAAATGCTCAATGAAAGAG gAATAAAAGCTGTGACACCTTCCGCTTATAATACACCATCCGGCGTGAATAGCTTTACACCGACGGCCACCCCTTGTAACAGTCCCGACGGAAGTCCGTGTTCTTCGCGTTCTCGATCTCCGGAACCATACTACGAATCGTTTAGTCTTCCACAACTCTTATTAAGTTCGATGCCAGAATTTGTACAGCAAACTATTGGTGggacaaaaaagaaattaccgCCACATTCGAAGACATCCGCTGCACGACAAAAAAGATCCAAACAAAAAGAA ACTTTAGTGAATAAAATAGAACGTATAGGCATTAGTACTATGCTAGTAAATCCAGGTAACCTCACCATTTCCGCCGGATTATACGCTAGACCCTCGCTGACCAGCCCCATGGCTCAACTCACCTGTTTACTTCCCAGTCAAAGCACAGAGAATCTCAAGAATGTTACAACTGGTAAACCGCCTTTACCACCATCTTCCGTTTCCAAACACAACATTAAATCACCTTCAACACCAACAGAAagcaaaaaaa ttaaaTCGTCATTAAATAGTGGTGTTTTGGGAGTTCCTGGACGTCCAGGAAGTGATTCATTAGCAAAACGACttgaacaattaaataatcgGAAACAAAGAAGAGTTCAAGGAATGACCCGACCCGATTTAGGAacagtttcgacgaaaaattCACCCCAAATTGAACAACAACAGCAGCAACACCAAACGTCGACGACTTTGGGTACGTTGAGTACGTTGCTTTTTGGTCGAAAAGGCGgtttgttttaa
- the LOC111426831 gene encoding trafficking kinesin-binding protein milt isoform X2 has translation MTSTYDDIEAVTRLLEEKEKDLELTARIGKELLQQNSKLENTIASLENELRVANEKNTQLTHENNKKTELIQILSNDMDDASSFENISGLGKINLDFLQKHAASLAEENKVLKHECQRLSEFTTDAEAQEQRLLMDITGQLACANSSMTFLEDELDRVKEENRLQHEQILALTAKLQDTELKLHKFMTENDEMNSLLQITKDNQGSIAIELAEFKARYYEVEALLRDAQEQLRKLRKKQMPVARSALFSSLGTSQAPFDSLQNELAMSMHSEYSMDSGISNDNLPQYKRVFDTVRCASQSSLSSGDSLASLNNFGSSGIGGFVTSSGTMFGSRMASHMQGTNNRRSTGSIYSSSSLGYPSLDSTGQSDNESFHTDSDSDGYPAAPQKGIPGAPGAADLEAALKRLTPGEVLQRRANLQCGHHTYGGYEGTDTFLPYGCRTPDSLMSTGSYTYQPWKLPEKLQIVKPLEGSQSLHQWSQLAQPTLSGLLEERPGVKIKGGKELEDIGLEQYGLSDLEEDEEYGNPGKGFDTSAPTYTLTNSTVMHPDDGTTTTFVTPSNRASRVASVCSSIQNSPPQTPNGVLSRRNSCSTFSTTLGLAKMLNERGIKAVTPSAYNTPSGVNSFTPTATPCNSPDGSPCSSRSRSPEPYYESFSLPQLLLSSMPEFVQQTIGGTKKKLPPHSKTSAARQKRSKQKETLVNKIERIGISTMLVNPGNLTISAGLYARPSLTSPMAQLTCLLPSQSTENLKNVTTGKPPLPPSSVSKHNIKSPSTPTESKKIKSSLNSGVLGVPGRPGSDSLAKRLEQLNNRKQRRVQGMTRPDLGTVSTKNSPQIEQQQQQHQTSTTLGTLSTLLFGRKGGLF, from the exons ATGACCAGCACCTACGATGATATAGAAGCGGTAACTAGGCTTCttgaagaaaaagagaaagatcTGGAGTTGACCGCTAGAATCGGCAAGGAATTGCTCCAACAGAATAGTAAATTAGAGAATACGATTGCATCGCTGGAAAATGAATTGCGGGTCGCCAACGAAAAGAACACCCAACTCACCcatgaaaataataagaaaacggAACTCATTCAAATACTCAGCAATGATATGGACGATGCGTCTTCGTTTGAAAACATTTCTGGCCtaggaaaaattaatttggattttttacAAAAGCATGCAG cttcaTTGGCGGAAGAGAACAAAGTCCTTAAACATGAATGTCAACGATTAAGCGAATTCACAACCGATGCAGAGGCTCAAGAACAACGTTTATTAATGGATATCACCGGACAACTCG CTTGTGCGAATTCAAGCATGACTTTTCTTGAGGACGAATTGGATAGGGTTAAAGAAGAAAACCGGCTTCAACACGAACAGATTTTAGCTCTTACCGCAAAATTACAAGATACAGAATTAAAATTGCACAAG TTTATGACCGAAAACGATGAAATGAACAGTTTACTTCAAATAACCAAAGATAATCAGGGCAGTATCGCAATTGAATTGGCAGAGTTTAAAGCGCGTTATTACGAAGTGGAAGCTTTATTACGCGACGCTCAAGAACAACTTCGAAAATTGAGGAAGAAGCAAATGCCGGTTGCTCGTAGCGCTTTATTCTCTTCATTGGGTACCTCGCAAGCGCCATTTGATAGTTTACAAAACGAACTTGCTATGTCGATGCATTCTGAATACAGTATGGATTCAGGAATATCAAATGATAACTT gCCGCAATATAAACGTGTTTTTGATACAGTTCGTTGCGCCTCACAAAGTTCGTTGAGTAGCGGCGATAGTTTGGCAAGTTTGAATAATTTCGGCAGCAGCGGAATCGGAGGTTTTGTAACCAGCTCTGGTACGATGTTTGGATCGAGGATGGCCTCACATATGCAAGGAACCAACAACCGACGATCAACCGGTTCTATTTACAGCAGCAGTTCTTTGGGTTATCCAAGTTTGGATTCTACGGGGCAGTCGGACAACGAATCTTTCCACACCGATTCTGATTCAGATGGTTATCc aGCCGCCCCGCAAAAGGGAATACCTGGTGCTCCAGGTGCTGCTGATTTAGAAGCTGCTTTGAAACGGTTAACGCCAGGAGAAGTACTTCAACGTCGGGCGAATTTACAATGTGGTCATCATACTTATGGAGG ttatgaaGGAACCGATACTTTCCTTCCATACGGTTGCAGAACACCAGATAGCTTAATGTCAACTGGTTCCTACACATACCAACCCTGGAAACTCCCTGAAAAACTTCAAATTGTAAAACCATTAGAAGGTTCCCAATCGCTTCATCAATGGTCTCAATTAGCACAACCAACATTAAGCGGTTTATTAGAGGAACGTCCAGGAGTGAAAATTAAGGGTGGTAAAGAGTTGGAAGACATCGGTTTGGAGCAGTATGGTCTTAGCGACCTTGAGGAAGATGAAGAATATGGGAATCCCGGGAAGGGTTTCGACACGTCCGCGCCAACTTACACGTTAACGAACAGTACCGTCATGCATCCGGATGATGGTACTACAACGACTTTCGTGACGCCCAGTAACCGGGCGAGTCGGGTGGCTTCCGTTTGTTCGAGTATACAGAATTCGCCGCCTCAAACGCCGAATGGTGTGTTGAGTAGAAGGAATTCTTGTAGTACGTTCAGTACGACGCTTGGATTGGCGAAAATGCTCAATGAAAGAG gAATAAAAGCTGTGACACCTTCCGCTTATAATACACCATCCGGCGTGAATAGCTTTACACCGACGGCCACCCCTTGTAACAGTCCCGACGGAAGTCCGTGTTCTTCGCGTTCTCGATCTCCGGAACCATACTACGAATCGTTTAGTCTTCCACAACTCTTATTAAGTTCGATGCCAGAATTTGTACAGCAAACTATTGGTGggacaaaaaagaaattaccgCCACATTCGAAGACATCCGCTGCACGACAAAAAAGATCCAAACAAAAAGAA ACTTTAGTGAATAAAATAGAACGTATAGGCATTAGTACTATGCTAGTAAATCCAGGTAACCTCACCATTTCCGCCGGATTATACGCTAGACCCTCGCTGACCAGCCCCATGGCTCAACTCACCTGTTTACTTCCCAGTCAAAGCACAGAGAATCTCAAGAATGTTACAACTGGTAAACCGCCTTTACCACCATCTTCCGTTTCCAAACACAACATTAAATCACCTTCAACACCAACAGAAagcaaaaaaa ttaaaTCGTCATTAAATAGTGGTGTTTTGGGAGTTCCTGGACGTCCAGGAAGTGATTCATTAGCAAAACGACttgaacaattaaataatcgGAAACAAAGAAGAGTTCAAGGAATGACCCGACCCGATTTAGGAacagtttcgacgaaaaattCACCCCAAATTGAACAACAACAGCAGCAACACCAAACGTCGACGACTTTGGGTACGTTGAGTACGTTGCTTTTTGGTCGAAAAGGCGgtttgttttaa